A window of the Chloroflexus sp. Y-396-1 genome harbors these coding sequences:
- a CDS encoding O-antigen ligase family protein: MLRNTTIRFIWQTGLGVLLIVTLGVAVWLDNAAFRGIASRSPISTPFPYSDGPALGVNVFNLHLEPDPAVVDRTFKLARELGASYVRMQVPWEDIEIHGRGDFTDRRNEATIGVVSSWTKYDRIVASAVAHNIELIMRVDRTPAWACERGCATPEFQAGLAVDGNSTGPPDDLADYGRFLATLVERYRGQVRFFQIWNEPNLKNEWGWQEPKPADFLALLRVGYEAVKSANPEAVVLFPGLAPTDGLDPRAPMTELEYLDAIYTLGGAAYFDIMAAQNYGLGQPPTEHRYIFLRGRDNWNWQRPIDTRNDVSRVVLLREVMERHGDWSTPVWVTEFGYNAATADIPPERRFVWGPPVDEETKGRYLVAQIERARREWPWMGVMNVWMLRYGGYAEPDPADPTPYFALVSRDWQLRPSYHIVQEYLRAPVVAHIGVHTWEHPAVERTSSGWRLRFVGTGIELHGGKLTNVVIDGQETSMNGQAIHGLADTLHTIEVNGETPPTGFAVIRDLPWRSLGDYGPLILVAGLAVVGALTMRTALQMLDHLLHHWQQIADERREWIIFALQGITLAIAYRASAQLPITMLGFLPFLGLSIARPDLAIRWVAITVPLYFIPKGIFDARFGIRDSGIYLPLHEVVLWTTTIATIIRDWRQLRWPGFKVLQTTIWVLLPAGLVLLGGFWGILIAEVRGPALRELRWMIIEPLLFIGLLWWHERQGRAVFYPVLLGWLAGGAVSALVALAQFGGIDLTALIGTKISHGADLVAAEGVVRATGLYGHPNNLGLAMGRVWPLAAALAWGVWQQRQRWPTIIFTGIAVLSLAALMVSFSRGAYLGALIAASGLLFFTATPRIRSRLIIGMVLVVAVIVTTATIFGIERLSLFTGSSTIRLATWRAALAIFIDHPFGIGLDQFLIVYQRYIDPALLNTNEVYTAHPHNLVLDLLLRGGPLLFIGLGWAGWRILRAPVHSPSPLTIGAAATLAGALMHGLVDAFYFWPDLAFSFWLLVVCSANWRGGWGNANSSFSAKQE, encoded by the coding sequence ATGTTGCGCAATACGACCATTCGCTTTATCTGGCAAACCGGTTTGGGGGTGCTGCTGATTGTCACCCTCGGCGTTGCCGTCTGGTTGGATAATGCCGCTTTTCGCGGCATCGCATCTCGTTCCCCCATTTCTACACCCTTTCCCTACAGCGACGGCCCGGCATTAGGGGTTAATGTGTTTAACCTCCACCTTGAACCCGATCCCGCAGTGGTTGATCGCACGTTCAAGCTAGCTCGCGAATTAGGTGCAAGCTACGTGCGAATGCAGGTACCCTGGGAAGATATTGAAATTCACGGACGCGGTGATTTTACTGACCGCCGGAACGAGGCGACAATTGGGGTGGTATCAAGCTGGACCAAATATGACCGGATTGTAGCTTCGGCGGTAGCCCATAACATTGAGTTGATTATGCGCGTTGATCGCACTCCGGCCTGGGCCTGTGAGCGAGGATGTGCGACCCCGGAATTTCAGGCCGGTCTGGCAGTCGATGGCAATTCGACCGGACCGCCGGATGATTTAGCCGATTATGGCCGTTTTCTGGCTACCTTAGTTGAACGCTATCGTGGTCAGGTTCGTTTTTTTCAGATTTGGAATGAACCAAACCTCAAGAACGAGTGGGGCTGGCAAGAGCCAAAACCGGCAGATTTTCTCGCGCTGCTCCGAGTCGGTTATGAAGCGGTAAAGTCGGCTAATCCCGAAGCAGTTGTTCTCTTCCCCGGTCTGGCGCCAACCGATGGTCTTGATCCACGAGCACCGATGACCGAACTCGAATATCTCGATGCGATCTATACGTTGGGCGGGGCGGCATATTTCGACATTATGGCGGCGCAGAATTACGGTTTGGGGCAGCCACCAACCGAGCATCGCTACATCTTTCTACGTGGTCGTGACAACTGGAACTGGCAACGTCCGATTGATACCCGCAACGATGTTAGTCGGGTCGTCCTGCTTCGCGAGGTCATGGAACGCCACGGTGATTGGTCAACACCGGTGTGGGTGACAGAGTTTGGCTACAATGCGGCGACTGCTGATATTCCGCCAGAACGACGCTTCGTCTGGGGGCCACCGGTCGATGAAGAAACAAAAGGTCGCTACCTGGTTGCACAGATCGAGCGTGCCCGTCGTGAGTGGCCCTGGATGGGGGTCATGAACGTCTGGATGTTGCGCTACGGTGGGTATGCCGAACCTGATCCGGCTGATCCCACGCCCTATTTCGCTCTCGTCAGTCGTGACTGGCAGCTCAGGCCATCGTACCACATCGTGCAGGAATATCTGCGTGCGCCAGTAGTAGCCCACATTGGTGTCCATACCTGGGAACATCCGGCCGTTGAGCGCACAAGCAGCGGTTGGCGGCTCCGTTTTGTTGGCACCGGTATTGAGTTGCACGGTGGCAAGCTCACGAACGTTGTCATCGACGGTCAAGAGACATCAATGAATGGTCAGGCAATCCACGGTCTGGCCGATACGTTGCACACGATTGAGGTGAACGGTGAAACGCCGCCAACCGGTTTTGCCGTTATTCGCGACCTGCCATGGCGATCGCTCGGCGATTATGGGCCACTCATTCTTGTGGCAGGTTTAGCAGTAGTGGGTGCGCTCACGATGCGCACCGCACTACAGATGCTGGATCACCTCTTACACCACTGGCAGCAGATCGCTGACGAACGACGCGAATGGATCATCTTTGCTTTACAAGGGATCACGCTGGCGATTGCGTACCGGGCATCGGCGCAGCTTCCCATAACGATGCTTGGCTTTCTCCCCTTTCTCGGTCTGAGCATTGCGCGTCCCGATCTGGCTATTCGCTGGGTAGCGATCACTGTTCCATTGTATTTCATCCCAAAAGGAATCTTCGATGCCCGTTTTGGTATTCGCGACAGTGGCATCTACCTTCCGTTGCATGAAGTTGTGCTCTGGACGACGACAATTGCGACTATCATACGCGATTGGCGGCAGTTGCGTTGGCCGGGTTTCAAGGTTCTGCAGACAACAATATGGGTGCTGCTACCGGCCGGATTGGTGCTGCTTGGTGGTTTCTGGGGGATACTCATTGCCGAGGTACGTGGCCCGGCCCTGCGTGAACTGCGCTGGATGATCATCGAGCCACTGCTCTTCATCGGATTACTCTGGTGGCACGAACGGCAGGGTCGGGCAGTATTCTACCCGGTCCTGCTCGGTTGGTTAGCCGGTGGCGCTGTCTCAGCACTGGTAGCGCTGGCGCAATTTGGCGGTATAGACCTGACGGCGCTCATCGGTACCAAAATCAGCCACGGTGCCGATCTAGTTGCCGCCGAGGGTGTGGTACGGGCGACTGGCTTATACGGACACCCTAACAATCTCGGTCTAGCGATGGGGCGGGTCTGGCCGCTAGCTGCGGCGCTGGCGTGGGGCGTTTGGCAGCAGCGCCAGCGTTGGCCAACCATCATCTTTACTGGTATCGCTGTGTTATCGCTAGCCGCGCTGATGGTCTCCTTCTCGCGTGGCGCGTACCTGGGAGCATTGATAGCCGCGAGTGGACTTCTGTTCTTTACTGCGACGCCTCGTATCCGTTCTCGGCTCATCATCGGGATGGTCCTTGTCGTGGCAGTGATTGTCACGACGGCGACCATCTTCGGTATTGAACGACTCAGTCTGTTTACCGGAAGTAGCACCATCCGGTTGGCGACGTGGCGTGCGGCGTTAGCAATATTCATTGACCATCCATTTGGAATTGGTCTCGATCAGTTTCTGATCGTCTACCAGCGTTATATCGATCCAGCGCTCCTCAACACCAACGAAGTCTACACAGCGCATCCCCACAACCTGGTGCTTGATCTCCTGCTACGGGGTGGGCCACTGCTCTTCATCGGGTTGGGATGGGCTGGGTGGCGTATTCTGCGTGCGCCAGTACACTCCCCCTCGCCACTGACCATCGGTGCTGCGGCGACACTCGCTGGTGCACTGATGCACGGCCTCGTCGATGCTTTCTACTTCTGGCCTGATCTGGCGTTTAGTTTCTGGCTGTTGGTGGTGTGCAGTGCGAACTGGAGAGGAGGATGGGGTAACGCCAATTCGTCCTTTTCAGCAAAACAAGAGTAA
- a CDS encoding DUF4126 domain-containing protein, whose amino-acid sequence METIIALASSLGLATATGLNAYLPLLTVSVLSRLGLIQLSEPFDLLSHPITMVVLAILALIDFIGDKVPAVDSVLHIIGLVISPIAGAIVALATATDAVSIHPAVVAVAAIIAATGTQSARTSIRPAVTAATGGTANPFVSFLEDALSFVLSLLAIFLPILALIIALILGFVAFRFIRGAVRVWREAKLRRNGVSHVP is encoded by the coding sequence ATGGAGACAATCATTGCACTTGCGAGTTCGCTGGGTTTAGCGACAGCTACCGGTCTCAATGCCTATCTCCCGCTTCTTACCGTCAGCGTACTTTCGCGGTTGGGTCTGATACAGCTCAGCGAGCCGTTTGATCTACTCAGTCATCCAATCACGATGGTTGTGCTGGCAATACTGGCGCTGATCGATTTTATCGGTGACAAAGTTCCAGCGGTCGATAGCGTGCTCCATATCATTGGTCTGGTCATCAGCCCGATTGCCGGAGCGATTGTTGCGCTTGCTACAGCAACTGACGCCGTTTCTATTCATCCAGCAGTTGTTGCGGTGGCTGCAATCATTGCTGCCACGGGCACACAGAGCGCACGTACCAGTATCCGCCCGGCGGTGACTGCTGCAACCGGTGGTACTGCTAATCCTTTTGTGAGTTTTCTGGAAGACGCGCTATCGTTTGTGCTTAGCCTGCTGGCGATCTTCTTACCGATCCTGGCACTGATTATTGCCCTGATCCTGGGGTTCGTTGCCTTCCGTTTCATTCGCGGTGCAGTACGGGTTTGGCGCGAAGCAAAATTACGGCGCAACGGTGTTTCGCACGTACCATGA
- a CDS encoding ABC transporter ATP-binding protein translates to MTGPIHRRSRSSVARLQPKHWRQWIGEARQTLSNIPAAFRLVWQADRRHTTVMAIITLLAAGLPLAQAYVAQQIVDAVVAAIRQGLDTLTGLEQTLPWLLSEFGLITAGAAFMQVRSLSEHILNARLSNLINVAIMRKALLLDLHYFEDSQYYDKLQNARRETNWRAMAMVNTVFSAIQHILTLISFTTSLLWFSPLIALILFGATIPAFLAQTHFSRLRFRLLTWHAPEFRHMQYLEYLLTVDTAAKEVKLFGLGEPLIARHQDQFQRFFHEDATLARKRSLISMWWGMVASAGYYAAYGWLIWQTVAGVITIGGMTFYLTIFQRSQSIVQTLFSNLAQLYEGGLFLNNLFDFLALEPRISDGRNLPVPRPIRQGIEFRNVSFRYPDRAEWALRDINLHIAPGEKIALVGANGAGKTTLIKLLTRLYDPTEGQILLDGVDLRDYNLHELRQRIGVIFQDFVRYQATARENIGFGQIEEVANEARVRAAAERGGADEIVRRLANGYDTMLGRWFENGAELSGGQWQKIALGRAFMRDSEVLVLDEPTAALDAEQEYEIFQRFRDLTAGRIAVLISHRFSTVRMADRIVVLDNGRIIETGTHQELVAANGMYARLFHLQAAGYR, encoded by the coding sequence ATGACTGGTCCAATTCACCGTCGATCTCGATCATCAGTCGCTCGGCTGCAACCAAAGCACTGGCGGCAATGGATCGGTGAGGCGCGTCAGACGTTATCCAACATTCCGGCCGCCTTTCGCCTGGTCTGGCAAGCCGATCGCAGGCATACCACTGTGATGGCAATCATCACCCTGTTAGCGGCAGGCTTACCATTAGCACAAGCGTATGTTGCGCAGCAGATTGTTGACGCAGTGGTTGCAGCAATACGACAAGGGCTCGACACACTAACCGGTCTGGAACAGACGCTACCATGGCTGTTGAGTGAGTTTGGACTGATAACAGCAGGGGCAGCGTTCATGCAGGTTCGATCATTGAGTGAGCATATCTTGAACGCACGCTTGAGCAATCTGATTAACGTTGCGATCATGCGAAAAGCACTATTGCTCGATCTGCACTATTTTGAAGACTCCCAATATTATGACAAGTTGCAAAATGCACGACGGGAAACGAACTGGCGTGCGATGGCAATGGTCAACACCGTATTTAGCGCCATTCAGCACATATTGACATTGATCTCATTCACGACCAGCCTGCTCTGGTTTAGTCCGCTGATAGCACTGATTTTGTTTGGTGCGACGATCCCTGCCTTCCTCGCCCAGACCCATTTCAGTCGGCTCCGCTTTCGTTTGCTGACCTGGCATGCACCGGAGTTTCGGCACATGCAATACCTCGAATATCTGTTGACCGTCGATACTGCGGCGAAAGAGGTCAAGCTCTTCGGGTTAGGTGAACCACTGATCGCACGCCATCAAGATCAGTTCCAGCGCTTCTTTCACGAAGATGCTACGCTGGCCAGGAAACGATCACTGATCAGCATGTGGTGGGGGATGGTCGCTAGCGCCGGTTATTACGCCGCGTATGGCTGGCTGATCTGGCAAACAGTAGCCGGCGTGATCACGATTGGCGGTATGACCTTCTACCTCACCATTTTTCAGCGAAGCCAGTCGATCGTGCAAACGCTCTTTAGTAATCTGGCTCAGCTCTACGAAGGCGGATTATTCCTGAACAACCTCTTTGATTTTCTTGCTCTGGAGCCACGCATATCAGACGGGCGCAATCTGCCGGTACCTCGCCCGATCCGACAGGGGATCGAATTTCGCAATGTCAGCTTCCGCTATCCAGATCGGGCTGAGTGGGCGTTACGCGACATCAACCTGCACATTGCACCGGGTGAGAAAATCGCGCTCGTTGGCGCGAATGGAGCAGGTAAAACGACCCTGATTAAATTGCTGACCCGTCTCTACGATCCAACTGAAGGCCAGATTCTGCTTGATGGTGTTGATCTGCGCGACTACAATCTTCATGAACTTCGGCAACGTATCGGAGTCATTTTTCAGGATTTTGTCCGCTATCAGGCTACAGCACGTGAGAATATCGGGTTTGGCCAGATTGAAGAGGTTGCGAATGAAGCAAGGGTGCGAGCGGCGGCTGAACGCGGTGGCGCCGACGAGATCGTGCGTCGCTTAGCAAATGGCTACGACACCATGCTGGGACGTTGGTTTGAAAACGGTGCCGAGCTATCCGGTGGTCAGTGGCAAAAGATCGCGTTGGGGCGTGCTTTTATGCGCGATAGTGAGGTCTTGGTGCTCGATGAGCCAACGGCGGCCCTTGATGCTGAACAAGAGTATGAAATCTTTCAGCGCTTTCGGGATTTAACAGCCGGGCGGATTGCGGTGTTGATCAGCCATCGCTTTTCAACAGTACGGATGGCGGACCGGATTGTTGTGCTCGACAATGGCCGTATTATCGAAACAGGCACTCATCAGGAGCTGGTGGCAGCCAACGGAATGTACGCCCGTTTGTTTCATCTTCAGGCTGCCGGATACCGGTAA
- a CDS encoding prenyltransferase: protein MASLSTKLYGLWLMSRPLILPSGVLAYAVGVAIAAADGPVAWQPQAVGLVLTMLANLAAHYADEYADADTDALARHTGMSGGSGAIAAGFADRALALRAALVVSLLTILFGVWAVVTEAIPVVAGIILTLGLLGGWLYSVPPAALERRGWGELTNALLGGLLMPLMAYACAHGVPPLRVYLQLLPIVAAALVCIIGVHWADRHADAQVGKYTLAVIYGKKVRWWWWASLLLAYGLPVCFSPWLVPPTVVLSVVATLPVGLYTAFRLTRTDSPVAGAATMVVLMLAHIAGYLWWMVIR from the coding sequence ATGGCTTCCCTCTCAACAAAACTCTACGGCTTATGGCTGATGAGTCGTCCGCTTATTCTGCCGAGCGGTGTGTTGGCGTATGCGGTAGGAGTTGCTATTGCTGCCGCCGATGGGCCGGTAGCCTGGCAACCGCAAGCGGTCGGTTTAGTGCTGACGATGTTGGCAAATCTGGCTGCTCACTATGCCGATGAATACGCTGATGCCGATACCGATGCGCTGGCTCGTCATACCGGTATGTCTGGTGGCAGCGGAGCGATTGCGGCTGGTTTTGCGGATCGAGCATTGGCGCTACGGGCGGCGTTGGTGGTGAGTCTTTTAACCATCCTTTTCGGCGTATGGGCGGTTGTAACGGAGGCGATCCCCGTGGTTGCCGGGATCATCCTCACGCTTGGCTTGCTCGGTGGCTGGTTGTATTCGGTACCACCGGCCGCACTTGAACGACGCGGCTGGGGCGAGTTGACGAATGCTCTCCTTGGCGGCTTGTTAATGCCGCTCATGGCTTACGCCTGTGCGCATGGCGTGCCGCCACTGCGCGTCTATCTGCAACTGCTCCCGATAGTTGCTGCTGCATTGGTCTGCATCATTGGTGTGCACTGGGCAGACCGGCACGCCGATGCTCAGGTAGGGAAATACACGCTTGCCGTGATCTATGGCAAAAAGGTGCGCTGGTGGTGGTGGGCGAGTCTGCTCCTGGCCTATGGATTGCCGGTATGTTTCAGTCCATGGCTGGTACCGCCTACCGTGGTGCTATCTGTTGTTGCAACGCTGCCGGTTGGGCTGTATACCGCGTTCCGCCTGACCCGTACTGATTCGCCTGTTGCTGGGGCCGCGACGATGGTGGTTTTGATGTTGGCCCATATTGCCGGTTACCTCTGGTGGATGGTCATCCGTTGA
- a CDS encoding DUF305 domain-containing protein — protein MRRMFFLLLLSLAACSQAPAPTPMSGMDHSTMNMPSANVPYDALFIDSMIVHHEGAVTMARQALQESQRPEIRQLAEAIIATQEAEVAQMKAWRQMWYPDLPPTGGMAMEMGPMTVAEGDAPFDQRFIKAMIPHHEGAIAMARDALQNAEHAEIKELARAIMTAQEAEIRQMQEWLHTWFNQ, from the coding sequence ATGCGTCGCATGTTTTTCCTGCTGCTCCTGAGCCTTGCTGCGTGTAGCCAGGCACCCGCCCCAACACCAATGAGCGGGATGGATCACTCAACAATGAACATGCCTTCTGCTAATGTGCCGTATGATGCACTATTCATCGATAGCATGATCGTCCACCACGAGGGCGCAGTAACAATGGCCCGCCAAGCTTTGCAAGAGAGTCAACGTCCTGAGATTCGGCAACTGGCAGAAGCAATTATCGCTACTCAGGAAGCAGAAGTTGCCCAAATGAAAGCCTGGCGTCAGATGTGGTATCCAGATTTGCCACCAACGGGCGGTATGGCAATGGAGATGGGGCCGATGACGGTAGCTGAAGGCGATGCACCTTTTGACCAACGCTTTATCAAGGCCATGATCCCGCATCATGAGGGTGCTATTGCGATGGCGCGTGATGCGCTACAAAACGCCGAACATGCTGAAATAAAAGAACTGGCACGTGCTATCATGACAGCACAAGAGGCCGAGATTCGTCAGATGCAAGAATGGTTACACACTTGGTTCAATCAGTAG
- a CDS encoding response regulator transcription factor, producing MTAPVILIVDDEKRLRELVEQYLIQAGFRVFQATDGVTALTQARMLHPDLIILDLMLPGLDGFEVCRHLHTFSDAYILMLTARAEEVDRISGLEIGADDYLVKPFSPRELVARIRALLRRPRHIMDKGTPRTITVGPLSIDCDAHTVTLDGEAINLTPLEYRLLTILATAPGRVFSRAQLLDHVWGNDYFGDEHVLEVHIANLRKKLGDDPARPRFIFTVRSIGYRFGARP from the coding sequence ATGACCGCACCGGTAATCTTAATTGTCGATGATGAGAAGCGCCTGCGCGAACTGGTGGAGCAGTACTTGATTCAGGCCGGCTTTCGTGTCTTCCAGGCTACCGATGGTGTTACCGCACTTACCCAGGCCCGAATGCTACACCCTGACCTGATCATCCTCGATCTTATGCTGCCAGGGCTCGACGGTTTTGAGGTGTGTCGTCATCTGCACACCTTTTCTGATGCCTATATCTTGATGCTAACTGCCAGAGCAGAGGAGGTTGATCGGATCAGCGGATTGGAGATCGGTGCTGATGATTACCTCGTCAAACCGTTCTCTCCCCGTGAACTCGTTGCCCGAATACGAGCACTGTTGCGCCGACCACGGCACATTATGGATAAAGGTACGCCACGAACCATTACGGTTGGACCTTTGTCCATCGATTGTGATGCGCATACTGTCACATTAGATGGCGAAGCGATCAATCTGACACCATTAGAGTATCGCCTCTTAACTATACTGGCAACAGCACCCGGACGAGTCTTTTCGCGTGCTCAATTGCTCGACCACGTGTGGGGAAACGACTACTTTGGCGATGAACACGTTTTAGAAGTCCATATTGCGAATTTGCGAAAAAAGCTTGGCGACGATCCAGCACGACCGCGGTTTATCTTTACCGTGCGCAGTATAGGATATCGATTTGGGGCGCGACCGTGA
- a CDS encoding cell wall metabolism sensor histidine kinase WalK, with amino-acid sequence MSIAAGAITLLTITIIFAPGLHDRLMIAWLGPHWTDAANADMVEMERATNEIFTLAMLQALTISSGAAIIVAVIVSVVTSRQIMQPIEHLLQITRRIATGHYNERVPLLGDHELKRLASQFNLMAAALERAEQRRIALIGDVAHELRTPLATIAGYIEGMLDGVVEPDEATWALVLDEVYRLRRLTNDLQDLSRLESHQIGLHLEPIAPIHLIEAALARLRPQFTTKGIALSVQVSPHLPLVWADRHRILQVLVNLLGNALQYTPNGGQVIINANTNGDTVRFCVRDTGIGIAAEHLPHLFERFYRVDPSRTRATGGSGIGLTICKALVELHSGHIGVASDGPGQGATFWFTLPCCNHS; translated from the coding sequence TTGAGCATCGCTGCTGGGGCGATAACACTGTTAACAATCACGATCATTTTTGCACCGGGCTTACATGATCGACTGATGATCGCCTGGTTGGGACCACATTGGACAGACGCGGCTAATGCGGACATGGTGGAAATGGAACGAGCAACGAATGAAATCTTTACATTGGCTATGCTTCAAGCCCTGACTATCAGCAGTGGAGCAGCGATCATTGTAGCTGTCATTGTGAGTGTGGTGACATCACGACAGATCATGCAACCAATCGAGCATCTCTTGCAAATCACACGCCGAATTGCCACCGGCCATTACAATGAACGAGTACCACTGCTTGGCGATCACGAACTGAAACGACTGGCAAGCCAATTTAACCTGATGGCAGCCGCATTGGAGCGTGCGGAACAACGTCGAATAGCGCTGATCGGTGATGTTGCCCACGAGCTACGTACCCCTCTGGCAACGATTGCCGGCTACATTGAAGGGATGCTCGATGGAGTGGTTGAGCCTGATGAAGCAACCTGGGCATTAGTGCTTGACGAAGTTTATCGCCTGCGCCGACTAACCAACGATTTGCAAGATTTATCGCGCCTCGAATCACACCAGATTGGATTGCACCTGGAACCGATAGCACCGATACACTTGATCGAGGCTGCATTAGCCCGCCTGAGACCACAATTTACTACGAAAGGTATTGCGCTTTCCGTACAGGTTTCTCCACATCTGCCACTGGTCTGGGCCGATCGTCATCGAATATTGCAGGTTTTGGTCAATTTGTTAGGAAATGCTCTGCAATATACACCAAACGGTGGACAGGTCATTATTAACGCCAATACCAATGGTGATACTGTGCGTTTCTGCGTTCGGGATACCGGCATCGGCATCGCTGCCGAACATCTTCCGCATCTCTTCGAGCGCTTCTACCGCGTCGATCCTTCTCGCACACGAGCAACCGGCGGCAGCGGGATCGGTCTCACCATCTGCAAGGCGTTAGTAGAATTGCATAGTGGACACATCGGAGTCGCGAGTGACGGCCCAGGACAGGGCGCAACCTTCTGGTTTACCTTACCTTGCTGTAATCACTCATAG
- a CDS encoding ATP/GTP-binding protein produces MLIEFSVTNYRSFRDRVTLSMEAADIASQPPSLDEQNAFTTHRGLRLLTSAVVYGANASGKSNLVAAINVMRKLVLNSSRDRWASRLIDVEPFRLSTTTETTPSMFEIVFLVDGTQYRYGFAIDRQIIVSEWLYRLGKAREATLFVRDRQAIKINSRTFREGRDLEVRTRPDALFLSVVAQFNGAIARRLTEWFAALDVNTGVTDWGDMAFALANFDTSPYRQTIEAFMQRLDTGIERLEPERLPLAEDELDNMLGFSVHIRPAFLDERFPYGATVERIRVHTYHQRFDAEGRPVDRVAFDLERHESAGTQRLFALVPPIIHALKEGGVLVIDEFDARLHPNLAMELIRLFNNPTTNPHHAQLIATTHNTNLLSAKLFRRDQVWFVEKSRQGASDLYSLVEYRLDGKIVRNDASFEKDYILGRYGAIPFIGDLRELLGVSHGEARRED; encoded by the coding sequence ATGCTTATTGAATTCAGTGTCACTAACTATCGCTCATTCCGCGATCGCGTTACACTCAGTATGGAGGCGGCGGATATTGCGTCGCAACCGCCTTCGCTCGACGAGCAGAATGCCTTTACCACTCATCGTGGACTGCGCCTGCTCACAAGTGCGGTCGTCTACGGCGCCAATGCCAGTGGGAAAAGTAATCTGGTTGCGGCGATCAATGTGATGCGCAAGCTTGTGTTGAACTCCTCACGTGATCGCTGGGCGAGCAGACTGATCGACGTCGAGCCTTTTCGGTTGAGCACGACAACCGAAACCACGCCATCGATGTTTGAGATCGTCTTCCTAGTCGATGGAACGCAATACCGGTATGGGTTTGCGATTGATCGCCAGATCATCGTTTCAGAATGGTTGTACCGGCTGGGAAAAGCGCGCGAGGCGACGCTTTTTGTGCGTGACAGGCAGGCTATCAAGATCAATTCGCGCACATTCCGTGAGGGACGTGATCTCGAAGTTCGCACCCGACCCGACGCGCTTTTTCTCTCCGTGGTTGCGCAGTTCAACGGCGCTATCGCAAGGCGTCTGACGGAATGGTTCGCCGCGCTTGATGTCAATACCGGTGTGACAGATTGGGGCGATATGGCGTTTGCGCTTGCCAATTTTGATACCTCTCCATATCGCCAGACCATCGAGGCCTTCATGCAGCGCCTCGATACCGGCATCGAACGCCTGGAACCGGAGCGTCTCCCTCTGGCAGAAGACGAACTTGATAACATGTTGGGATTCTCAGTGCATATAAGGCCTGCATTTCTTGATGAACGTTTCCCCTATGGTGCAACAGTCGAGCGCATCCGTGTTCATACCTACCATCAGCGCTTCGATGCTGAGGGACGACCGGTTGACCGCGTTGCATTCGACCTCGAACGTCATGAGTCGGCAGGCACGCAGCGGCTCTTTGCGCTCGTACCTCCCATCATCCACGCCCTCAAAGAGGGCGGGGTGCTGGTGATCGACGAGTTTGACGCTCGTCTTCATCCGAATCTGGCAATGGAATTGATCCGCCTGTTCAACAACCCAACCACGAATCCGCACCATGCGCAACTTATTGCGACAACCCACAATACCAATCTGCTGAGCGCAAAGCTGTTCCGACGTGATCAGGTCTGGTTCGTTGAAAAATCGCGCCAGGGCGCCTCCGATCTCTACTCGCTGGTAGAATATCGTCTCGACGGCAAAATTGTCCGCAATGATGCATCGTTCGAGAAGGACTACATCCTTGGGCGCTACGGCGCCATCCCCTTCATTGGCGATCTCCGTGAACTCCTGGGAGTATCCCATGGCGAAGCTCGAAGGGAGGATTAA
- a CDS encoding RloB family protein — protein sequence MSFQVRCVFDRDDLPNAIIHQAFNQARRANINIAFSNQAFELWYLLHFEYYNTAMTRNGYRTRLCSYLKPLGYTYTKNSTNMYTVLLDRQATAIDHARRLYNQYNPWDPATADPSTTVHLLVETLNKHRRP from the coding sequence ATGAGTTTTCAGGTCCGGTGCGTATTTGATCGCGATGACCTGCCAAATGCTATCATCCACCAAGCCTTCAATCAAGCGAGAAGGGCAAATATTAACATTGCCTTTTCCAATCAAGCGTTCGAGTTATGGTATCTCTTGCATTTCGAGTACTACAACACTGCCATGACGCGCAATGGTTACCGCACACGGCTATGCAGTTATCTGAAACCTCTCGGGTACACATACACAAAGAACAGCACAAATATGTATACCGTTCTTCTTGACCGACAAGCCACCGCGATTGATCATGCACGCCGCCTGTACAATCAATACAACCCCTGGGATCCAGCGACTGCCGATCCCTCAACGACGGTTCATCTGCTCGTTGAAACATTGAATAAGCATCGGCGTCCATAA